A genome region from Rhizobium sp. N324 includes the following:
- a CDS encoding beta-N-acetylhexosaminidase, with translation MSTPRPTALRLETLWNPPADGKEFSYVLRLKNLGSEPLSNVSLCVSGPGRVDPAGRVEGATISRRLSNFTEFQPPAGFVLAAGETWTISVYALSWQFRHWTDGATSAYLALSDGGTILLGIEPTRSSVSNAGLKRGAEIYPVPVNAPVQVSIIPWPNHVAVASRRPLPAGFAPQAESTEGEAAAQGFAALVDHLFAVEGIVRTEAEGAVPVILKDAAGFGPEAYRLSFDEERLTVEASSRTGFLYGLVTLGQIWRGARLHPGVFQFPASGEIVDEPAMGWRGLHLDVARQFYGAAEVKKLIAVLAWNKLNRFHWHLSDDEAWRVEIDAYPALTEIGAWRGHGLAVPPLLGSSPARTGGYYPKSVIREIVAAAKSFGVEIVPEIDMPGHCYAMQQAIPELRDPAETGSYYSVQGFPDNCINPALEKTYEIVETILSELIELFPFKVIHLGADEVPLGAWSGSPAALARLRAVAGDAVADAHAKRLNVVTNTHGADDIHGSGAAILQAEFLERVQRFLASKGCITGGWEEAAHGDVIDKEKSYLCSWRNVEVSAELAERGYQMVVCPGQVYYLDMALRPDWDEPGASWAGTSDAEKLYNFDPLSGWTPAQKQKLLGIQACIWSEPMTDRAVFDRLVFPRISGLAETGWTKPSSKSWERFKALAGLMPLLYGLQQS, from the coding sequence ATGTCCACACCGCGACCGACAGCCCTGCGGCTCGAAACCCTTTGGAACCCGCCTGCCGACGGCAAGGAATTCTCCTATGTCCTGCGCCTCAAGAACCTCGGCAGCGAGCCGCTGTCGAATGTCTCGCTCTGCGTCAGCGGCCCGGGCCGCGTCGATCCAGCCGGACGGGTCGAAGGCGCGACGATCTCGCGGCGGCTCTCCAATTTCACCGAATTCCAGCCGCCGGCCGGTTTCGTTCTCGCCGCCGGCGAGACCTGGACGATCTCCGTCTATGCGCTGAGCTGGCAGTTCCGCCACTGGACGGACGGCGCGACCAGCGCCTATCTCGCGCTTTCCGACGGCGGCACCATCTTGCTCGGCATCGAGCCGACGCGCTCTTCGGTCAGCAATGCGGGTCTGAAGCGGGGCGCCGAGATCTATCCCGTTCCCGTCAATGCGCCCGTTCAGGTGTCGATCATTCCCTGGCCGAACCATGTGGCGGTCGCTTCGCGCCGGCCGCTGCCGGCCGGTTTTGCGCCGCAGGCTGAGAGCACCGAAGGCGAGGCGGCGGCGCAAGGCTTTGCGGCGCTGGTCGACCATCTCTTCGCCGTCGAAGGCATCGTGCGCACCGAAGCCGAAGGCGCAGTACCGGTCATCCTGAAGGATGCCGCCGGCTTCGGTCCCGAAGCCTATCGGCTGAGCTTCGACGAGGAGAGGCTGACGGTCGAGGCGAGCAGCCGCACCGGCTTTCTCTACGGCCTGGTGACCCTCGGCCAGATCTGGCGCGGCGCCAGACTGCACCCCGGCGTCTTTCAGTTTCCGGCCTCGGGCGAGATCGTCGATGAGCCGGCGATGGGCTGGCGCGGCCTGCATCTCGATGTCGCCCGCCAGTTTTACGGCGCGGCCGAGGTCAAGAAGCTGATCGCGGTGCTGGCCTGGAACAAGCTCAACCGCTTCCACTGGCACCTGTCCGACGATGAGGCCTGGCGCGTCGAGATCGACGCCTATCCCGCCCTGACCGAGATCGGCGCCTGGCGCGGCCACGGCCTTGCGGTGCCGCCGCTGCTTGGGTCCAGCCCGGCCCGAACCGGCGGCTACTATCCCAAATCGGTCATCCGCGAGATCGTCGCTGCGGCCAAGAGCTTCGGCGTCGAGATCGTGCCGGAGATCGACATGCCCGGCCATTGCTACGCCATGCAGCAGGCGATCCCGGAGCTGCGCGACCCGGCCGAGACCGGCAGCTATTATTCGGTTCAGGGCTTTCCCGACAATTGCATCAATCCCGCCCTCGAGAAGACCTACGAGATCGTCGAGACCATCCTTTCGGAACTCATCGAGCTCTTCCCGTTCAAGGTGATCCATCTCGGCGCCGACGAGGTGCCGCTCGGTGCGTGGTCCGGCTCGCCGGCCGCGCTCGCGCGCCTACGGGCGGTGGCCGGCGACGCGGTTGCCGACGCGCATGCCAAGCGGCTGAACGTCGTGACCAACACGCATGGCGCCGACGATATTCATGGCTCGGGTGCCGCGATCCTGCAGGCGGAATTTCTGGAACGCGTGCAGCGCTTCCTGGCGAGCAAGGGCTGCATCACCGGCGGCTGGGAAGAGGCGGCGCACGGCGATGTCATCGACAAGGAGAAGAGCTATCTCTGCAGCTGGCGCAATGTCGAGGTCTCGGCCGAGCTCGCCGAACGCGGCTATCAAATGGTCGTCTGCCCCGGCCAGGTCTATTACCTCGACATGGCGCTGAGGCCCGATTGGGACGAGCCGGGCGCCAGCTGGGCGGGAACGTCGGATGCGGAAAAACTCTACAATTTCGATCCGCTCAGTGGCTGGACGCCAGCGCAGAAACAGAAGCTGCTCGGCATTCAGGCCTGCATCTGGTCCGAACCGATGACGGACCGCGCCGTTTTCGACCGCCTCGTTTTCCCGCGCATCTCGGGGCTTGCCGAAACCGGCTGGACGAAACCCTCTTCCAAATCATGGGAACGCTTCAAAGCGCTCGCCGGGCTGATGCCGCTGCTTTACGGGCTGCAGCAGTCGTAA
- a CDS encoding DHA2 family efflux MFS transporter permease subunit: MLKRPEPARPDKPPAIVWLGFLAMCVGMFMAILDVQVVATSLPTIQSALDIDPDQMSWIQTAYLIAEVVAIPLTGLLTRLLSMRWLFVTAISLFVAASAGCAMSGSFGALVAWRVLQGFSGGTLIPSVFSAVFILFPNERQALATTIAGVLAVLAPTVGPIVGGWLTETYSWHWLFLINILPGIASAILAARFLPRQAADPSELRHLDGLSLVLMAMALTSLELSLKEAPTRGWASAYVLGLLAVCLVSGGAFAARTLRRRRPIVDLGNFADRNFLVGSVLSFVLGIGLFGSVYLMPVFLAFVRGHDALEIGMTMLVTGIAQLVTAPVAVALEKRMDARLLSAVGFALFAIGVGMSAFQDPRSDYDAMFWPQIVRGVAIMFCLLPPTRLALGTLPADRIPDASGLFNLMRNLGGAIGIALIDTIIYTRSEPLGQALWARLQAGDVEAATFAGAPLQAISGHSGSFDADTTALLDPLVQTAASVQAINEAWMVIAILTGCALVCVPFARRPASG; this comes from the coding sequence ATGCTGAAACGACCTGAACCTGCCCGTCCTGACAAACCGCCCGCCATCGTCTGGCTCGGTTTCCTCGCCATGTGCGTCGGCATGTTCATGGCGATCCTCGACGTGCAGGTGGTGGCGACATCGCTGCCGACGATCCAGTCGGCGCTTGATATCGATCCCGATCAGATGAGCTGGATACAGACGGCCTATCTCATCGCCGAAGTGGTGGCGATCCCGCTGACCGGTCTACTGACCCGGCTGCTTTCGATGCGATGGCTGTTCGTGACCGCCATCAGCCTGTTCGTCGCGGCCTCGGCCGGCTGTGCGATGAGCGGCAGCTTCGGCGCGCTGGTGGCCTGGCGGGTGCTGCAGGGCTTTTCCGGCGGAACCCTGATCCCCTCGGTGTTTTCAGCCGTGTTCATCCTGTTCCCCAACGAGCGGCAGGCGCTGGCGACGACGATCGCCGGCGTGCTGGCGGTGCTGGCGCCCACCGTCGGGCCGATCGTCGGCGGATGGCTGACCGAAACCTATTCCTGGCACTGGCTGTTCCTGATCAACATCCTGCCGGGCATTGCCTCGGCCATCCTGGCCGCCCGTTTCCTGCCGCGGCAGGCGGCCGATCCGTCCGAACTCCGGCATCTCGATGGCCTGTCGCTCGTCCTGATGGCGATGGCGCTGACGAGCCTGGAACTCAGCTTGAAAGAGGCGCCGACCCGCGGCTGGGCCTCGGCCTATGTGCTCGGCCTGCTGGCCGTCTGCCTCGTGTCGGGCGGCGCGTTCGCAGCGCGGACGCTGCGCCGGCGCCGGCCGATCGTCGATCTCGGCAATTTCGCCGACCGGAACTTTCTTGTCGGCTCGGTCCTGAGTTTCGTGCTCGGCATCGGCCTGTTCGGCTCGGTCTATCTCATGCCGGTGTTTCTCGCGTTCGTCAGGGGCCACGACGCGCTCGAAATCGGCATGACGATGCTGGTCACCGGCATCGCGCAGCTGGTCACCGCGCCGGTCGCGGTCGCGCTGGAAAAGCGCATGGATGCGCGGCTGCTGTCGGCTGTCGGTTTCGCGCTGTTTGCGATCGGCGTCGGCATGAGCGCCTTTCAGGATCCGCGCTCGGATTACGATGCGATGTTCTGGCCGCAGATCGTGCGCGGCGTCGCCATCATGTTCTGCCTGCTGCCGCCGACGCGGCTGGCGCTCGGCACGCTGCCGGCCGACCGCATCCCCGATGCCAGCGGGCTTTTCAATCTGATGCGCAATCTCGGCGGCGCCATCGGCATCGCGCTGATCGACACGATCATCTACACCCGCTCGGAGCCGCTGGGCCAAGCCCTCTGGGCGCGCCTTCAGGCCGGCGACGTCGAGGCGGCGACCTTCGCCGGCGCACCGCTTCAGGCCATATCGGGACATAGCGGCAGCTTCGATGCCGACACCACGGCGCTGCTCGATCCGCTGGTCCAGACCGCGGCCAGCGTCCAGGCAATCAACGAAGCCTGGATGGTCATCGCCATCCTCACCGGCTGCGCCCTCGTCTGCGTTCCCTTCGCCAGACGGCCGGCGTCGGGGTGA